In Nocardia sp. XZ_19_385, the sequence CCCGCCGTACTCGCAGCATCGAACAGCGATCCGCCACCGGGTTTGCCGAACCGGCCGCTGCGCGCCGCCCAGGTCAGATACAGGTCGTCGCACGAGGTCGGCACGCCGTCGGAGTACACCCCGTCCGGGTTGAGCCGGTACTGGATGGTCTGGGCCTCACCCGGCACCTCCTTGGCGGTGCCGACATCGGTGTCGGCGACCTGCTGCCCGTCCGGCCCGGTGTAGTAGAACCCGGTCAGCACCCGGCCGAGAACAGCGGCCGAACCGCTGCTCGCGCCCAGGGTGCTGCCGCCGTTGTAGCTGGCGATCGCGGCATCGACGGCGTAGCCGATGGACGGCACCTGGTTCTTACCCGAGCACCCGGCCGCCAGCGCGACGACCGAAGCGCCCGCTGCGACCATTCCGATCAACCGCACCGTGACACGTGATCGCTGCATATGAACGAAACCCCCTGGGGTACTAGTTCCTTCGCTTGTGCCGTTTCCCGCTCGGTCGCGCACCCGGCTCCGGGGTCTGCCCGGCGGCGCGACGCAGCTCGGCCTCCGAGGGCGGCCGTCCGGTGGCGGCGACGGCCCGCTGCTCGGCGGCGGCCAGCGCCCGCGCGCTGGCCACGCCCGACCGCTTGGCCAGCACCTTCTTGGTGTGCGCGGCCACCGGACCGAAGCGTTCCTTGAGCGAGACCAGCAGCGGGGTCGCGAAGAAGATCGACGAGTAGGTGCCGACCAGCAGACCGACCATCTGCACCAGCGCCAGGTCCTTCAAGGTGCCCACGCCGAGCAGCCAGACCGCGATCACCAGCAGGCCGACGATCGGCAGGATGCCGATGAGCGCGGTGTTGATGGAACGCATGAACGTCTGGTTGACCGCGAGATTGGCCTGTTCGGCATAGGTGCGGCGGTTCACGTGCAGCACGCCCCTGGTGTTCTCCTCGACCTTGTCGAACACGATCACCGAGTCGTACAGCGAGAAGCCGAGGATGGTGAGGATGCCGATCACGGTTGCCGGCGAAACCTCCAGGCCGACAAGGGAATAGATGCCAGCGGTGACGGCGACGTCGAAGACCATCGCGGCCAGCGCGGCGATCGCCATGTCCCGTTCGAAGCGGATCGTGATGTAGACCGCGACGATTGCCAGGAACACCGCGAGCGCGATCAGCGCCTTCTTGGTGATCTGGCTACCCCAGGTCTCGCTCACATCCGAGACGCTGATCGCCGCGATATTCGGTTTGCCGCTGGAGTCCTTCGGCTGGAACTCGGTATAGAGCGCGGCCTGCAACTTCTCGACCTGGCCCTGATTGAGGGCCTCGGAGCGGATCAGCATATTGCTGGTCGCGCCCGCGCCGACCTTCTGCACCGACTCCGGATCGGTGCCGACGGCGCCGCGGTAGACGTCCTCGACCTGACTCTGCTCGACCGAACCCGGGAACTGAATCCGGGTGCCGCCCTCGAAGTCGATGCCGAAGTTGAAGCCGCGGAACAGGATGCTGGCCAACGAGATCAGCAGGATGACGGCGGTGATGAGGTACCACATCCGGCGGCGGCCGATCACGTCGATCGCGCCGGTGCCGGTGTAGAGCCGGCTGAAGAAGCCGTGCTGGGACTTCGTATCGAAGTTGGCGTCGTAGTCCACGGCGTCCTCGGTGTCCCGCTTGCGCAGCGACGGGCTGGTCTGGTTGCTCATCGAGTCCTCACACCTTCGGAGAGTGCGGCGCCGGCGGCCCGGCGTTCCCGCGCCACCTCTTGGATCGCGCCCAAGCCGTTCACGCCGGGCTTGGCCCAGAACTGCGAGCGCGAGGCCAGCATGACCAGCGGCATGGTCACCAGCACCACCACGACGACGTCGAGGACGGTGGTGAGCCCGAGGGTGAACGCGAAGCCCTTCACCTGCCCGACCGCGAGAAGGTAGAGCACGGCGGAGGCGATGAGGCTGACCGCGTTACCGGACAGGATGGTGCGCCGGGCCCGGGCCCAGCCGCGTGGCACGGCGGAACGGAAGCTGCGGCCTTCCCGCATTTCGTCCTTGATGCGTTCGAAGAACACCACGAACGAGTCGGCGGTCATACCGATACCGATGATCAGACCGGCGATACCGGCCAGGTCCAGGGTGAACCCGATCCAGCGGCCGAGCAGCACCATGATGCCGTACACCGCGAGACCCGAGGCGAAAAGCGAGAGGGCGGTGAGGAATCCGAGCATCCGGTAGTACGCCAAGCAGTAGAGCAGCACGACCAGCAGACCGATCGCACCGGCCAGCAGACCCGCACGCAGTGAGGACAGACCCAGTGTCGCCGACACCGTTTCGGCTTCGGAGGTCTGGAACGACAGCGGCAGCGAACCGTACTTCAGGGTGTTCGCGAGTTCCTTGGAGCTGGCGGCGGTGAAGTTGCCCGAGATCGTGGTGCGGCCGCCCAGCTGCGGGCCCTGCTGCACGACGGGGGCGGAGACCACGCGCGAGTCGAGCACGAACGCGACCCGGTTCTGCGGGGACTGCTGCTTGATCGCGTCGCCGGTGATGGCGGCCCAGGCGTCACTGCCGCCGGACTTGAACTCCAGGTTCACTTCGTGGCGCGCCTGCTGGGAGTTCAGGCCCGCGGTGGCGTCCTTGATCTCCTGGCCGTCGATCTTGCTCGGGCCGAGCAGGTACACCTCGGAGCTCTGCGATCCGGGGATCGAGCAGGTGATCAGCGGCAGGGTCGGATCGTCGTTGCCGGCCAGCGGGTCCGGCTTGGAGCAGTCCAGGGCCAGCACCGCGGCCTGCTGCACCGCGGGATCGGCGCTCTGCCGGGTCGCCCTGGCTTCGGCGATTTCCTTCTGCGCGATTTCCTGCGGCGTCAGGCCGCCGGTATCGGCGGGCGGCTGCGTGGGCGCCTGCGCCGGGAAGACACGGGGCTGCGGCGCGGGTTCCGCGGGCGGCACCTCGGCGGGCGGCTGATCGGCCGGCGGGACGACGGGCGGCGCCTCGGGGGCCGGCGCCGGCTGCGTCGCGTTCTGCGTGGGCACCTTGCCGTCGGGACCGACCGGGATCGCGGCCAGCACCGGGCGGATGTAGAGCTTGGCCGTAGTGGCCAGTGCCCGCGCCTGCTGCCCGTCGTCACCGGGCACGGTGATGACGATGTTGTCGCCGTCGATGACGACTTCGGAACCGCCGACACCGAGACCGTTGACGCGGTTCTCGATGATCTCCTGCGCCTTCTTCAGGCTGTCCTGGCTCGGCTTGCTGCCGTCGGGCGTACGGGCGGTCAGCGTGACCCGGGTACCACCCTGCAGGTCGATGCCGAGCTTGGGCGTCGGGGCTTTGTCCCCGGTGAAGAACACCAGCGCATAGATCACGGCCAGCAGCGCGGCGTAGACGCCGAGCAGCCGGAGCGGATGTTGCGCCGATCCCTGAGAAGGTGGCACAGCAGGTATCTCCTAGGCGGAAGTCGAGTGGAACACGAGCACAAGCGCGCACGCGCCCGGGCAGCGCTCAACGATAGAGCTCCGGGCGGCGCGGCGGTAGGTCAGTCCTTGGTCAGCCGGGGCTGCTCGGGCGCATCTTCGACGACAACCGTGGACTCTTCGGCAGCCGGGGTCACCGCTTCCGGCTCGGCGGCGGTGACGGTCTCGTCGGTGCGGATCTCGCGGATCGCCGACCGCATCCAGGTGGTGACGACCTCCTCGGCGATCTCCAGGTCGACGGTGTCCTCGTCGACGTCGACAACCGTGCCGTACAGACCCGACGTGGTGATGACGCCGACGCCGACCTGAAGGCCGGCTTGCATATCGGCCACCTTCGCCTGGTGCTTACGCTGGCTGCGGAACTGGAAAAACATCAGCGCGGCCAAGCCGACCGCCATGATGAGCAGAAGGTCCATCGTCGAAGTCAGTCCCTAATCTTGTGGATGAATGGGCATTACGCCCATAGTCTGCCAGTTCCTGTATCGACCGCCACACCGGCACGCCTCAAGCGGCTCCGAACGAATAGTCGTCGAGCGGGAAGCTCACCGCCTGCTTGTGCGTGCTGACGGTGCTGTTCGGGCGCAGCAGCGCCGCCTCACCGTGCTGGTTGAAGTAGTAGCTACGGGCGGTCGAGCAGTCGCCGCCGTAGAACACCGAGGCGCCGAGCTTGTCGGTGACCTGATCCAGGAAGCGATCATTGGCCTGCTGGGTGACCTCGAAGGTGTGCTCGCCGCGCCGGAACATCTCACCGAAGAGGCGGGCGATGTGCTTCATCTGCCCCTCGATGGTGGTGAAGTAGGACAGGCCGCTGTAGGAGTACGGGCTGTTCAGGCTCAGGAAGTTCGGGAATTTCGGCACCGTGATGCCCTCGTAGGCCTGGAAGCGGTTGTCGCGCCACCACTTTCCGAGGTTCACGCCCTCGCGGCCGATGATCTCGATGGCCGGGAAGTTCACGTCCCACAGGTTGAAGCCGGTGGCCAGGATCAGGGTGTCGATCTCGGTCTTGTGGCCGTCGGCGGTGACGATGCCGTCGGCTTCGATGCGCTCGATCGAGTTGGTCTCCAAGTGCACGTGCGGCTGGTTGAAGACCTTGAAGTAGTGATTGGAGAAGGTGGGGCGCTTGCAGCCGAAGTCGTACTTCGGGGTGAGCTGCTTGCGGGTCTGCTTGTCGCGGACCTGCGCGAACAGGTGCGCCTTGGCGAGTGCGGCGGCGGCTTTGTTCAGCGGCTTGGCCTGCTTGTAGTGCAGGACGCCGACCACCATCAGCGCTTCCAGCATGGTCGTGTTGACCAGGCGCGCGGCCTTCTGCGTGGTCGGGACTTTGGCGAACAGCTTCTGCACCGGGGCCGGGATCTTGGCGTCGACCTTCGGAACCACCCAGATCGGGGTGCGCTGGAAGACGGTCAGCTCGGCGACCTTCTTCGCGGCCTCGGGGACCAGCTGCACGGCGGTGGCGCCGGTGCCGATGATCGCGGCCTTGCGGCCGGTCAGGTCGAAATCGTCCTCCCACGCGGTGGTGTGGATGATCTTGCCCTGGAAGGTCTCGATGCCAGGGAACGGCGGGGTATAGGGCTGGGAGAGGAAGCCCGTGGCGGTGAGAAGGTAACGGCCGGTCAATGTTTCAGCACCGCCCTCGATCGACACCACCCACTGCTGGTTTTCCTCCTCCCAGCGGGCGCCGTCGACGACCGTGGAGAACCGCATCCGGCGGCGCAGGCCGTACTTCTCGGCGACGTGCTCGGCGTAGCGCTTGAGCTCCTTGCCCGGCGCGAACAAACGCGACCAGAACGGGTTGGGCTCGAAAGAATAGGAGTACGTGACCGAGGCGATGTCGACGGCCAGACCCGGGTAGTGGTTGACGTGCCAGGTGCCGCCCAGATCGGCCTCCCGCTCCAGGATCACGTAATTGCTCAGGCCGAGCCGGTCGAGCTCGATGCCCGCACCCA encodes:
- the yajC gene encoding preprotein translocase subunit YajC produces the protein MDLLLIMAVGLAALMFFQFRSQRKHQAKVADMQAGLQVGVGVITTSGLYGTVVDVDEDTVDLEIAEEVVTTWMRSAIREIRTDETVTAAEPEAVTPAAEESTVVVEDAPEQPRLTKD
- the secD gene encoding protein translocase subunit SecD, producing the protein MPPSQGSAQHPLRLLGVYAALLAVIYALVFFTGDKAPTPKLGIDLQGGTRVTLTARTPDGSKPSQDSLKKAQEIIENRVNGLGVGGSEVVIDGDNIVITVPGDDGQQARALATTAKLYIRPVLAAIPVGPDGKVPTQNATQPAPAPEAPPVVPPADQPPAEVPPAEPAPQPRVFPAQAPTQPPADTGGLTPQEIAQKEIAEARATRQSADPAVQQAAVLALDCSKPDPLAGNDDPTLPLITCSIPGSQSSEVYLLGPSKIDGQEIKDATAGLNSQQARHEVNLEFKSGGSDAWAAITGDAIKQQSPQNRVAFVLDSRVVSAPVVQQGPQLGGRTTISGNFTAASSKELANTLKYGSLPLSFQTSEAETVSATLGLSSLRAGLLAGAIGLLVVLLYCLAYYRMLGFLTALSLFASGLAVYGIMVLLGRWIGFTLDLAGIAGLIIGIGMTADSFVVFFERIKDEMREGRSFRSAVPRGWARARRTILSGNAVSLIASAVLYLLAVGQVKGFAFTLGLTTVLDVVVVVLVTMPLVMLASRSQFWAKPGVNGLGAIQEVARERRAAGAALSEGVRTR
- the secF gene encoding protein translocase subunit SecF, with the translated sequence MSNQTSPSLRKRDTEDAVDYDANFDTKSQHGFFSRLYTGTGAIDVIGRRRMWYLITAVILLISLASILFRGFNFGIDFEGGTRIQFPGSVEQSQVEDVYRGAVGTDPESVQKVGAGATSNMLIRSEALNQGQVEKLQAALYTEFQPKDSSGKPNIAAISVSDVSETWGSQITKKALIALAVFLAIVAVYITIRFERDMAIAALAAMVFDVAVTAGIYSLVGLEVSPATVIGILTILGFSLYDSVIVFDKVEENTRGVLHVNRRTYAEQANLAVNQTFMRSINTALIGILPIVGLLVIAVWLLGVGTLKDLALVQMVGLLVGTYSSIFFATPLLVSLKERFGPVAAHTKKVLAKRSGVASARALAAAEQRAVAATGRPPSEAELRRAAGQTPEPGARPSGKRHKRRN
- a CDS encoding NAD(P)/FAD-dependent oxidoreductase; translation: MAPQFDAIVVGAGFGGMGAGIELDRLGLSNYVILEREADLGGTWHVNHYPGLAVDIASVTYSYSFEPNPFWSRLFAPGKELKRYAEHVAEKYGLRRRMRFSTVVDGARWEEENQQWVVSIEGGAETLTGRYLLTATGFLSQPYTPPFPGIETFQGKIIHTTAWEDDFDLTGRKAAIIGTGATAVQLVPEAAKKVAELTVFQRTPIWVVPKVDAKIPAPVQKLFAKVPTTQKAARLVNTTMLEALMVVGVLHYKQAKPLNKAAAALAKAHLFAQVRDKQTRKQLTPKYDFGCKRPTFSNHYFKVFNQPHVHLETNSIERIEADGIVTADGHKTEIDTLILATGFNLWDVNFPAIEIIGREGVNLGKWWRDNRFQAYEGITVPKFPNFLSLNSPYSYSGLSYFTTIEGQMKHIARLFGEMFRRGEHTFEVTQQANDRFLDQVTDKLGASVFYGGDCSTARSYYFNQHGEAALLRPNSTVSTHKQAVSFPLDDYSFGAA